The following proteins are co-located in the Xiphophorus maculatus strain JP 163 A chromosome 8, X_maculatus-5.0-male, whole genome shotgun sequence genome:
- the ntmt1 gene encoding N-terminal Xaa-Pro-Lys N-methyltransferase 1 yields the protein MGDVAEDKSSFYSNAEDYWKEVPPTVDGMLGGYGSISSIDISGSKAFLRKFLGDGEGKTGTGRALDCGAGIGRISKRLLLPLFRTVDLVDVTQEFLDKARAFLGDDAERVGNYYCCGLQEFIPEPDRYDVIWIQWVIGHLTDDHLVAFLRRCQKALRPAGLIIIKDNVSYEGVVPDDVDSSVCRDLDIVRRLVGRAGLRVVHEEQQLNFPKEIYQVHTLALR from the exons ATGGGGGACGTGGCGGAGGACAAGTCCAGCTTCTACTCCAATGCGGAGGACTACTGGAAGGAAGTCCCGCCCACCGTTGACGGGATGCTCGGCGGCTACGGCAGCATCTCCAGCATCGACATCAGCGGCTCCAAGGCTTTCCTCAGGAAGTTTCTCGGG GACGGCGAAGGGAAGACTGGGACGGGCCGCGCGCTGGACTGCGGCGCGGGGATCGGCCGCATCAGCAAgcggctgctgctgccgctgttCCGGACCGTGGACCTGGTGGACGTGACCCAGGAGTTCCTGGACAAGGCCCGGGCGTTCCTGGGCGACGACGCCGAGCGGGTCGGGAACTACTACTGCTGCGGCCTGCAGGAGTTCATCCCAGAACCGGACCGCTACGACGTCATCTGGATCCAGTGGGTCATCG GTCACCTGACCGACGACCACCTGGTGGCGTTCCTGCGGCGCTGCCAGAAAGCCCTTCGTCCCGCCGGCCTCATCATCATCAAAGACAACGTGTCGTACGAAGGCGTCGTCCCCGACGACGTGGACAGCAGCGTGTGCCGGGACCTGGACATCGTGCGGCGCCTGGTGGGCCGGGCCGGCCTGCGGGTCGTCCACgaggagcagcagctcaacTTCCCCAAGGAGATCTACCAGGTGCACACGCTGGCCCTCAGGTAG
- the ndor1 gene encoding NADPH-dependent diflavin oxidoreductase 1 encodes MAAPALLVLFGSQTGTAQDTAQRVGRQAQRRRLKVRVLPLDGYNVADLISESLVVFVCSTTGQGDAPDNMKNFWRFLFRKSLPAGSLSCLDCAVLGLGDSSYPKFNFVAKKLQKRLVQLGAAMLVPVGLADDQHDLGPDAVIDPWLQSFWEKVLVLYPVLSEVEPLRDDEPLPPSYTLHFLDEKTDQNPERTETVPERNWTDPDRPVPSESSPYPARMLSNRRVTDPTHFQDVRLLDFDISGSNIQFSAGDVVLIRPQNSEDDVQRFCQLLRLDPDSRFTLTPNGDAPVPARLPRPCSVRRLVERYLDVAAVPRRSFFELLAAVATSDLERDKLLEFCSPAGQDQLQAYCGRPRRTALEVLADFPLTTAELEPDRLLDLIPEIQPRSFSIASSLKVLPGRLQVLLAVVRYRTKLHRPRIGLCSNWLASLDPEQGEVLVPLWVKRGALRFPPDRDTPVVLVGPGTGVAPFRAALQERLSEGKTASVLFFGCRSETKDFYFRSEWAAMTAAGKLQLFTAFSRDQEEKVYVQHRVRERAALLWDLMSNKHGCFYIAGNAKQMPAAVRDALQFAFQQEGGVSAQEAEQMLVTMEKTGRLQSETWS; translated from the exons ATGGCGGCTCCcgctctgctggttctgttcgGGAGTCAGACCGGAACCGCCCAGGACACGGCCCAGCGGGTCGGCCGGCAGGCCCAGAGGAGGCGGCTGAAGGTCCGAGTTCTGCCTCTGGACGGATACAACGTG GCCGACCTGATCTCAGAGTCTCTGGTTGTCTTCGTTTGCTCCACCACCGGTCAGGGAGACGCTCCGGACAACATGAAG AACTTCTGGAGGTTCTTGTTCAGGAAGTCTCTGCCGGCCGGGTCGCTGAGCTGCCTGGACTGTGCGGTTCTGGGATTGGGAGACTCATCGTATCCAAA gttTAATTTCGTGGCTAAGAAGCTCCAGAAGCGTCTGGTCCAGCTCGGGGCGGCCATGTTGGTTCCGGTGGGTCTGGCGGACGACCAGCACGACCTGGG GCCGGACGCCGTGATCGACCCGTGGCTCCAGTCGTTCTGggagaaggttctggttctgtaccCGGTTCTGTCCGAAGTGGAGCCACTGAGGGACGATGAACC ACTGCCGCCGTCGTACACGCTCCACTTCCTGGATGAGAAGACGGACCAGAACCCGGAGCGGACTGAGACCGTCCCGGAGCGGAACTGGACCGACCCGGACCGGCCCGTCCCCTCAGAATCCAGTCCGTACCCGGCCCGGATGCTGTCCAACCGCCGGGTCACCGACCCGACCCACTTCCAGGACGTTCGGCTGCTCGACTTCGACATCAGCGGATCCAACATCCA gttttCAGCCGGAGACGTGGTTCTGATCCGTCCCCAGAACTCGGAGGACGACGTCCAGCGGTTCTGCCAGCTGCTCCGGTTGGACCCGGACTCCAGATTCACGCTGACGCCAAACGGCGACGCTCCAG ttccgGCCCGGCTGCCTCGGCCCTGCTCGGTGCGCCGCCTGGTGGAGCGTTACCTGGACGTGGCGGCCGTTCCGCGCCGCTCCTTCTTCGAGCTGCTGGCCGCCGTGGCGACCTCTGACCTGGAGCGGGACaagctgctggagttctgctcGCCGGCGGGTCAGGACCAGCTGCAGGCGTACTGCGGCCGGCCGCGCCGCACCGcgctggag GTTCTGGCAGACTTTCCTCTCACCACAGCAGAACTGGAACCGGACCGGCTGCTGGACCTGATCCCAGAGATCCAGCCGCGCTCCTTCTCCATCGCCTCGTCCCTGAAG GTTCTGCCCGGCCGGCTACAGGTTCTGCTGGCCGTGGTCCGCTACAGAACCAAGCTACACCGACCCAGAATAGGGCTCTGCTCCAACTGGCTGGCCTCTCTGGACCCGGAACAAG GCGAGGTTCTGGTTCCGCTGTGGGTGAAGCGGGGCGCCCTGCGGTTCCCTCCGGACCGGGACACGCCCGTGGTTCTGGTGGGACCCGGAACCGGAGTGGCTCCCTTCAGAGCGGCGCTGCAGGAGAGGCTGTCTGAGGGAAAAACAG CCAGCGTTCTGTTCTTCGGCTGTCGCTCGGAGACCAAGGACTTCTACTTCCGCTCTGAGTGGGCGGCCATGACGGCGGCCgggaagctgcagctcttcaCCGCTTTCTCCAGGGACCAG gagGAGAAGGTGTACGTTCAGCACCGTGTGAGGGAGAGGGCAGCGCTGCTCTGGGACCTGATGAGCAACAAACATGGCTGCTTCTACATCGCCGG gaaCGCCAAGCAGATGCCGGCCGCCGTGCGCGACGCGCTGCAGTTCGCCTTCCAGCAGGAAGGGGGCGTGTCCGCCCAGGAGGCGGAGCAGATGCTGGTCACCATGGAGAAGACGGGCCGCCTGCAGAGCGAGACCTGGTCCTGA